In the genome of Hyphomicrobium sp. ghe19, the window GCTCAAAATCGATTTCGGAAGCGGCATTGGCGTCAAGCAATCGAGCGCGCAGATCACGCGTCATTACGATTGCGCTACGCTCGTTGGGCGACAGGTGGCGGCGGTCGTGAATTTTCCGCCGCGTCAGATCGGAAAGTTCATGTCGGAAGTGCTGACGCTCGGCTTTCCGGATGAGAACGGCGAGGTCGTGATGTTCAAGCCCGACATCAAGGTGCCGAACGGAGCACGCCTGTTCTGATTGGAGATGAGCGCGCCGCCCGCAAGGCAGCGCGCTCTTGGTTTCTACTTCTTCTGATGTCCGAGCGCCCAGACGTATGCGGCGACGGCCTTCACATGATCGTCCGACATTTCGACGCCGCCCTTCGGCGGCATGGCGCCGGGATGCTCCTTCGGTTCGGGCACGCCTTCCAAAATGGTTTTGGTGATGCCCGCGACGCTGCCGTCGCTCCATAACCATTTTCCGGACGTTAGATCGGCACCGACCGGGCTGCCAACGCCGCCCGCGCCATGACATCCGGCGCATGTCGCGCCGCCGACGTCACCATCGAAGACTTTCTTTCCGAGCGCGACTTCATCGGCAGTCGAGCCCGGCGGTACGGGGAGCGCCGCCAATGCTCCGGCCTCGGGATGAATACCCTCCGGCGGCGAAGCCTGATCCGCGTTTGCCGC includes:
- a CDS encoding tRNA-binding protein encodes the protein MHLVQDPNAPAAAAITFDQFLAVDIRVGTVVAAEPYPEAKKPALKLKIDFGSGIGVKQSSAQITRHYDCATLVGRQVAAVVNFPPRQIGKFMSEVLTLGFPDENGEVVMFKPDIKVPNGARLF